From Prochlorococcus sp. MIT 1223, the proteins below share one genomic window:
- the queF gene encoding preQ(1) synthase encodes MHEQSETQSPLYGERAIAGSELICFENPNQQRSYEISIDLPEFTCQCPFSGYPDFAVLRLLYQPGPKVLELKSIKLYINSYRNKKISHEEVANRILDDLVNACNPNWMQLEADFNPRGNVHMLVKVSHGNRREY; translated from the coding sequence ATTCATGAGCAATCGGAGACTCAGTCTCCTTTGTATGGAGAAAGAGCAATAGCAGGTTCAGAATTGATTTGCTTTGAAAATCCAAATCAACAAAGGTCTTATGAAATCTCAATCGACTTACCTGAATTTACCTGCCAATGCCCTTTTTCCGGATATCCCGATTTTGCAGTATTGCGTCTGCTTTATCAGCCAGGGCCAAAGGTTCTTGAATTAAAATCAATTAAGCTTTATATAAATAGCTATAGAAATAAAAAAATTTCTCACGAAGAGGTTGCTAATAGGATTCTGGATGATTTAGTTAATGCTTGTAATCCTAACTGGATGCAATTAGAAGCTGATTTTAACCCTAGAGGGAATGTTCATATGTTGGTAAAAGTTAGTCATGGCAATAGAAGGGAGTATTGA
- a CDS encoding cytochrome c biogenesis protein ResB: protein MFNIERILLKLSNLKTAIILLIVIAIASAIGTAIPQGESSQSYIEIYGEHPLLGIVNGNLLLFFQFDHIYSSYWFLILLIWLGLALIACSWRRQWPMLKSALRWVDYKSSKQVSKLAVSQTIPSIGSTNNLDKLSKILKEEGWDVNQKDNRIAARKGVIGRVGPLLVHLGLILLMIGSIFGVLNGQKVERFLAPDRSLDLITSNGDNQLSVKLKEFQIDRDPVGRPSQFHSKIEIKDIINQAIFLKEVSVNHPIRFKGITIYQADWSLAAITIQIENSPKIQLPLKTIPELGEEVWGVVIPTNTEGENPILMTIDNELGPIKVFDEQGTYLESLNIDGIPKNILGASIKATNVIPSSGLLLKRDPGVPIVYSGFAVTMIGGLLSLIATRQIWAVIGKEQNNIYIGGLCNRNLSGFANKDMPSIIDRVLNNN from the coding sequence ATGTTCAATATAGAAAGAATACTTCTTAAACTATCTAATTTAAAAACTGCAATTATTTTATTAATTGTAATTGCAATAGCAAGCGCAATTGGTACAGCAATACCTCAAGGAGAGTCATCTCAAAGCTATATAGAAATATATGGTGAGCATCCTTTATTGGGAATAGTTAATGGTAATTTATTATTATTCTTTCAATTTGATCATATATATTCAAGTTATTGGTTTCTAATACTTCTTATCTGGCTTGGTTTAGCGCTAATTGCTTGTAGTTGGAGAAGACAATGGCCAATGCTTAAATCAGCATTACGCTGGGTAGATTATAAATCATCTAAGCAGGTAAGCAAGTTAGCTGTTTCTCAAACAATTCCATCAATAGGGTCTACAAATAACCTTGATAAATTATCTAAAATACTTAAAGAAGAGGGATGGGATGTAAATCAAAAAGATAATCGGATTGCAGCTAGAAAAGGTGTAATTGGAAGAGTTGGCCCTTTATTAGTTCACCTAGGACTAATTTTATTAATGATTGGTTCAATTTTTGGTGTTTTAAATGGACAAAAAGTTGAACGTTTTCTCGCCCCTGATAGATCACTAGATCTTATTACTTCTAATGGAGATAATCAACTTTCTGTTAAATTAAAAGAATTTCAAATTGATAGAGATCCTGTAGGCCGCCCCTCACAATTTCATTCAAAAATCGAAATTAAAGATATTATTAATCAAGCTATCTTTTTAAAAGAAGTAAGTGTAAATCATCCTATACGTTTTAAAGGAATAACAATTTATCAAGCTGATTGGTCTCTTGCTGCGATAACTATCCAAATTGAAAATAGTCCAAAAATCCAACTTCCTTTAAAGACTATTCCAGAACTTGGCGAAGAAGTTTGGGGTGTGGTGATACCTACTAATACAGAAGGAGAAAATCCAATATTAATGACTATAGATAATGAATTAGGTCCAATTAAAGTATTCGATGAACAAGGCACATACCTCGAGTCTTTAAACATTGATGGTATACCTAAAAACATCTTAGGTGCATCTATAAAAGCAACTAATGTCATCCCAAGCAGTGGTTTGTTACTAAAACGCGATCCTGGTGTCCCTATTGTTTATTCAGGCTTTGCGGTCACAATGATAGGAGGATTGCTTAGCTTAATTGCAACACGTCAGATATGGGCTGTAATTGGGAAGGAGCAAAATAATATATATATAGGAGGATTGTGCAATAGAAACTTATCTGGTTTTGCAAATAAAGATATGCCAAGCATCATAGATAGAGTATTAAATAATAACTAA
- a CDS encoding cytochrome c biogenesis CcdA family protein: MDLTLSDLARNSEQLLNNGLNEPGPLTLILVFSGGLLTSLGPCSLSLLPITVAYLAGFKDDQSPLIRSTSFCTGIILALVILGSLSGLVGKVFGQVPLFFPKIVAILAIFMGLNLLGIFTIQLPEGPDPNIWKNKVPKKLAPISAGLAFGLASSPCTTPVLAVLLAWIAKTANPITGVVLLSCFGLGQVIPLILAGTAAASIPNLLYLRPIGKWIPPISGSILLIVGFLNLLSEWI; encoded by the coding sequence TTGGATTTAACTCTTTCTGATCTAGCAAGAAATAGTGAGCAATTACTAAACAATGGTTTAAATGAACCAGGTCCTTTGACTTTGATTCTTGTTTTTAGTGGAGGATTATTAACGAGTCTTGGACCTTGCTCGCTATCTCTTTTACCAATAACGGTTGCCTATTTAGCAGGTTTTAAAGATGATCAAAGTCCTTTAATTCGAAGTACAAGCTTCTGCACAGGAATAATTCTTGCATTAGTAATCCTAGGAAGTTTGAGTGGCTTGGTCGGTAAGGTTTTTGGACAAGTTCCATTATTTTTTCCGAAAATAGTTGCAATTTTAGCTATTTTTATGGGGTTAAATTTGCTTGGTATTTTCACGATTCAATTACCCGAAGGACCTGACCCAAATATTTGGAAAAATAAAGTACCCAAAAAACTTGCACCAATTTCGGCAGGATTGGCATTTGGGTTGGCTTCATCACCATGTACAACTCCAGTTTTAGCTGTACTTCTTGCATGGATTGCTAAAACAGCAAATCCAATTACAGGTGTTGTATTACTTAGTTGCTTTGGTCTAGGTCAAGTTATACCTTTAATCCTTGCAGGAACAGCCGCTGCAAGCATTCCAAACCTTTTATATCTAAGGCCAATAGGTAAGTGGATCCCACCTATAAGTGGATCAATACTATTAATAGTTGGATTCTTAAATCTATTATCCGAATGGATTTAA
- a CDS encoding putative peptidoglycan glycosyltransferase FtsW encodes MDNFLPLPWKTWPIEARLLLGLIAFWSITGIFVLGSSSWWVAIREMGDGAYYIKRQLIWLLASSSLGFLAISTKLRVWIKIAGPILIIGLLMVGATTIFGSTINGSTRWLIIGQIQIQPSELIKPFVILQAANLFGYWNRISNRKKIFWLGIFGTLILLIVRQPNLSTAALNGILIWIIALAAGVTFDSLFFTALLGAGLGIISISINEYQRLRVMSFLNPWQDPEGNGYQLIQSLLAIGSGGWFGEGYGLSTQKLQYLPIQSTDFIYAVFAEEFGFIGSAMLLFFLLLIAFIGLKISLRCKNNYSKLIAIGCSAMLVGQSIMHIAVTSGAMPTTGLPMPLMSYGGNSLISSILISALLIRCALESYELTSVVTIKKRFKYR; translated from the coding sequence TTGGACAACTTTTTACCTCTTCCATGGAAAACGTGGCCGATTGAGGCAAGATTACTTTTAGGCTTAATTGCCTTTTGGAGTATTACAGGGATATTTGTTCTAGGTTCTTCAAGTTGGTGGGTCGCGATAAGAGAGATGGGAGATGGGGCCTATTACATCAAAAGACAATTAATATGGTTACTAGCAAGTTCAAGCCTAGGATTTCTTGCAATATCAACGAAATTAAGAGTATGGATCAAAATAGCTGGTCCAATATTAATTATTGGGCTATTAATGGTTGGCGCGACAACAATATTTGGAAGCACTATTAATGGTTCTACTCGTTGGTTGATTATTGGACAAATTCAAATTCAACCATCAGAACTTATAAAGCCATTTGTTATTCTTCAAGCAGCGAATTTATTTGGTTATTGGAATCGTATAAGTAATAGGAAAAAGATTTTCTGGTTAGGAATATTTGGAACTCTAATACTATTAATTGTAAGACAACCAAACCTTAGTACTGCAGCTCTTAATGGGATATTGATTTGGATTATTGCACTTGCAGCAGGAGTAACTTTCGATAGTCTTTTTTTTACAGCATTGCTAGGAGCAGGATTAGGCATAATAAGTATCTCTATTAATGAATACCAAAGACTTCGAGTTATGTCTTTCCTTAACCCTTGGCAAGATCCAGAAGGGAATGGATATCAACTTATTCAAAGCCTTCTTGCAATTGGTTCGGGAGGATGGTTTGGCGAAGGATATGGTTTATCAACCCAGAAATTACAATATCTTCCTATTCAAAGTACAGACTTTATCTATGCAGTTTTTGCTGAAGAATTTGGGTTCATAGGATCAGCAATGTTACTATTTTTCTTGTTATTAATAGCATTTATTGGATTAAAGATTTCTCTTAGATGTAAAAATAATTATTCCAAATTAATAGCAATAGGATGCAGCGCAATGCTTGTAGGGCAATCAATAATGCATATAGCAGTTACCTCCGGGGCAATGCCAACGACTGGGTTGCCAATGCCATTAATGAGTTACGGGGGGAACTCACTGATTTCAAGTATTTTAATTTCCGCACTATTAATACGCTGTGCGCTTGAGTCATATGAATTAACTAGTGTGGTAACAATCAAAAAAAGATTCAAATATAGATAA
- a CDS encoding ATP synthase subunit I — MIDFAGLSRSLEPLLAFPKLKSTNFPSEKGDIEVSAIETASSDSKSNTNLESSDNTPEDFNAEYLRLQLSIYRVALFITAFAVLLSAIFLDSRSAVSLLVGAFSGIFYLRLLARGIGKLGKTSMSVTKVQLLVPVLLFFLVSRLPQLELWPSLVGFLLYKPSLIVQFLLEHSAKAGNLQK; from the coding sequence ATGATAGATTTCGCGGGCCTTTCGAGAAGCTTGGAGCCTTTGCTCGCCTTTCCAAAGCTGAAATCAACAAATTTTCCTTCTGAGAAGGGAGATATTGAGGTATCAGCAATAGAAACTGCTAGCTCTGATTCCAAGTCAAATACGAATCTTGAATCTTCGGACAATACGCCTGAAGATTTTAATGCTGAATATTTGCGGCTTCAACTGAGCATCTACAGAGTGGCTTTATTTATTACTGCTTTTGCGGTTTTACTATCTGCCATTTTCCTTGATTCTCGTTCTGCTGTAAGTCTTTTGGTAGGTGCTTTTTCTGGAATCTTTTATTTACGCTTGCTTGCAAGAGGAATAGGGAAACTTGGAAAAACTTCTATGTCAGTAACCAAGGTTCAGTTGCTTGTTCCAGTCTTACTCTTCTTTTTGGTCTCAAGACTTCCACAGCTTGAATTATGGCCATCTTTGGTTGGATTTCTGTTGTACAAGCCTTCTCTGATAGTTCAATTCCTTCTTGAGCATTCAGCTAAAGCAGGGAATTTACAAAAATAG
- the atpB gene encoding F0F1 ATP synthase subunit A, whose product MGSLPFLFPFAELEVGQHLYWQIGNLKIHGQVFLTSWIVIGALLTLVVIGTKKMERDPKGVQNLLEFLWDYIRDLARTQIGEKVYRDWMPFIGTLFLFIFVSNWGGALVPWRLIKLPSGELGAPTADINTTVALALLVSLSYFYAGLSNKGLRYFEYYVHPTPIMLPFKIVEDFTKPLSLSFRLFGNILADELVVAVLVFLVPLVLPVPVMFLGLFTSAIQALIFATLAAYYIGEAVEEHH is encoded by the coding sequence ATGGGCTCACTTCCATTTTTATTTCCATTTGCTGAACTTGAGGTTGGACAACACCTTTATTGGCAGATAGGGAACCTAAAGATTCATGGTCAGGTTTTTTTAACTTCATGGATTGTAATTGGTGCATTACTAACACTTGTAGTAATAGGCACAAAGAAGATGGAGCGAGACCCCAAAGGTGTGCAAAACCTTTTGGAATTTCTTTGGGATTACATCCGAGATCTAGCAAGAACTCAAATTGGAGAAAAGGTTTATAGAGATTGGATGCCTTTTATCGGAACACTATTCCTATTTATTTTTGTAAGTAACTGGGGAGGAGCACTTGTCCCTTGGAGATTAATAAAATTACCAAGCGGAGAGTTAGGTGCTCCAACTGCAGACATAAACACCACAGTTGCTTTGGCTTTATTAGTTTCACTTTCTTACTTTTATGCAGGTTTGAGTAATAAAGGCTTGAGGTATTTCGAGTATTACGTCCATCCAACGCCAATAATGTTGCCTTTCAAGATTGTTGAAGATTTCACTAAGCCTTTGTCACTCTCTTTCCGTTTATTTGGAAATATTTTGGCTGATGAATTAGTTGTTGCGGTTCTTGTTTTTCTAGTTCCTTTAGTACTGCCTGTCCCTGTAATGTTTCTTGGACTTTTCACAAGTGCTATACAGGCTTTGATTTTCGCTACTCTTGCCGCTTATTACATAGGCGAGGCAGTCGAAGAGCACCACTAA
- the atpE gene encoding ATP synthase F0 subunit C, with product MDSITTAASVVAAGLAVGLGAIGPGIGQGSAAQGAVEGIARQPEAEGKIRGTLLLSFAFMESLTIYGLVVALVLLFANPFAG from the coding sequence ATGGATTCCATTACGACTGCTGCTTCTGTTGTTGCTGCTGGCTTAGCTGTAGGCCTTGGTGCAATTGGCCCAGGAATCGGTCAAGGTAGTGCCGCTCAAGGTGCAGTGGAAGGTATTGCTCGTCAACCAGAAGCTGAAGGCAAGATCAGAGGAACATTGCTTCTTTCTTTTGCTTTCATGGAATCACTAACCATTTATGGTCTTGTGGTTGCCTTGGTATTGCTTTTTGCCAATCCTTTCGCTGGTTGA
- a CDS encoding F0F1 ATP synthase subunit B' — protein MTSLFLLGAAEGGLFDFDATLPLMAVQVVALTFILNSLFFKPVGKVVEEREGYVSTSRAQAKEKLAQVQKLEEDLKNQLKDARQAAQKLINEAEEDSDNLYKEALALANAEANASREEARKEIDSQRASALNELKDEADQLGELIVSRLLEAK, from the coding sequence ATGACAAGTTTGTTTCTACTTGGAGCTGCTGAGGGAGGTCTATTTGACTTCGATGCAACTTTGCCTCTTATGGCGGTTCAAGTTGTAGCCCTCACCTTTATTCTAAATTCTCTTTTCTTTAAACCTGTAGGTAAGGTTGTTGAAGAGAGAGAAGGCTATGTATCCACTAGCCGTGCTCAAGCAAAAGAAAAACTTGCGCAAGTGCAAAAGCTTGAGGAGGATTTAAAAAATCAGCTTAAGGATGCACGACAAGCGGCTCAAAAATTAATTAACGAAGCTGAAGAAGATTCAGACAATCTTTATAAGGAAGCTTTGGCATTGGCTAATGCTGAAGCCAACGCTTCTCGAGAAGAAGCAAGAAAAGAAATTGATTCTCAAAGAGCCTCAGCTTTAAATGAACTTAAAGATGAAGCAGATCAACTTGGGGAATTAATTGTATCCCGATTACTAGAAGCAAAATGA
- a CDS encoding F0F1 ATP synthase subunit B, translating to MIFSLTFATGGFGLNFDLFETNILNLAVVIFGLYKFLPSFLGGILERRRSAILTDLKDAEDRLNEATDALSEAKKELASAEEKALQIRKDCKARAEAIRLESEKKTVEEMARIKQGAASDLTSEAARVSAQLRREAAQMAIDKALAALPSRLNKKTQDEFLNQSINKIGNN from the coding sequence ATGATTTTCTCACTTACTTTTGCTACCGGCGGTTTTGGTCTCAACTTTGATTTGTTTGAAACCAACATTCTTAATTTGGCAGTAGTTATTTTTGGGCTTTATAAATTTCTTCCTAGTTTTTTAGGAGGGATTTTAGAAAGGCGCAGATCAGCTATCCTTACAGATCTTAAAGATGCGGAAGATCGCCTTAACGAAGCAACAGATGCACTCTCAGAGGCAAAAAAGGAGCTTGCTTCTGCTGAGGAGAAAGCATTACAAATTCGTAAGGATTGTAAGGCTCGTGCTGAAGCAATTCGTTTAGAAAGCGAAAAGAAAACAGTTGAAGAAATGGCTCGAATTAAGCAAGGCGCTGCATCTGATTTAACTTCTGAAGCGGCCAGAGTAAGTGCTCAACTTCGAAGGGAAGCTGCACAAATGGCCATTGACAAAGCATTAGCGGCTTTGCCTTCAAGACTTAATAAAAAAACTCAAGATGAGTTTTTAAATCAGTCCATAAACAAGATAGGGAATAACTAA
- the atpH gene encoding ATP synthase F1 subunit delta — MPLLNAITTPYAEAFLQVAESRNEVDEVIDQSKSILDLWNASPEFREAMGSPVLEVDAKKAALEKMFSKDLSPSFLNLLKLLADRNRIGFLDSVLERLLELYRQQRNIALATVTSASELTEDQQNELLKKIQLIAGTENLEINLKIDSSLIGGFIVNVGSKVIDASLSGQVRRLGLSLAKVS; from the coding sequence ATGCCTCTTTTAAATGCAATTACCACTCCTTACGCTGAAGCTTTTTTGCAAGTAGCAGAGAGTCGTAATGAAGTTGATGAAGTTATTGATCAATCTAAATCTATTTTGGATCTTTGGAATGCATCGCCAGAGTTTCGAGAAGCTATGGGTTCTCCAGTTTTAGAGGTTGATGCTAAAAAAGCGGCTTTGGAGAAAATGTTTTCCAAAGACTTGTCCCCATCTTTTCTTAACTTATTAAAATTATTAGCTGATCGAAATAGGATTGGTTTTTTGGATTCAGTGCTTGAGCGATTGCTTGAGCTTTACAGACAGCAGCGAAATATCGCTTTGGCAACTGTTACTTCTGCTTCTGAATTGACCGAAGATCAACAAAATGAACTTCTTAAAAAGATTCAACTCATAGCAGGAACAGAGAATCTAGAAATCAATTTGAAAATTGATTCTTCTTTAATAGGCGGTTTTATTGTCAACGTTGGCTCTAAGGTCATAGACGCAAGTCTTTCTGGTCAAGTAAGGAGGTTAGGACTTTCGCTTGCCAAAGTAAGCTAA
- the atpA gene encoding F0F1 ATP synthase subunit alpha, with protein sequence MVSIRPDEISSILKQQIADYDKSVSVTNVGTVLQIGDGIARVYGLEKVMAGELVEFEDGTEGIALNLEDDNVGVVLMGEGIGVQEGSTVKATGKIASVPVGEAMLGRVVSPLGVAVDGKGDIATSDSRLIESIAPGIIKRKSVCEPMQTGITSIDAMIPIGRGQRELIIGDRQTGKSAIAIDTIINQKGQDVVCVYVAVGQKSASVANVVEVLREKGALEYTIVVSASASEAAALQYLAPYTGAAIAEHFMYQGKATLVIYDDLTKQAQAYRQMSLLLRRPPGREAYPGDVFYCHSRLLERAAKLSDAMGGGSMTALPIIETQAGDVSAYIPTNVISITDGQIFLSSDLFNSGLRPAINVGISVSRVGGAAQTKAIKKIAGTLKLELAQFDELAAFSQFASDLDEATQKQLGRGKRLRELLKQAQFEPLNLAEQVAIVYSGVKGLIDDVPEEDVTKFARELREYLKTNKSEFITKVLSDKVLSEDSEAMLKESIKEVTSSMLATA encoded by the coding sequence ATGGTTTCCATACGCCCCGACGAGATTAGTTCGATCCTCAAACAGCAAATTGCTGATTATGACAAGTCGGTTTCCGTCACTAATGTTGGTACCGTTTTGCAAATCGGAGACGGCATTGCTCGTGTATACGGGCTTGAGAAAGTTATGGCTGGTGAATTGGTTGAATTTGAAGATGGGACAGAAGGAATTGCGTTAAACCTAGAAGATGACAATGTTGGCGTTGTTTTAATGGGTGAAGGAATAGGTGTTCAAGAGGGAAGCACGGTTAAAGCTACAGGAAAAATTGCTTCGGTCCCTGTAGGAGAGGCAATGTTGGGTCGTGTGGTTAGCCCCCTTGGAGTTGCCGTGGATGGTAAAGGAGATATTGCCACAAGTGATTCTAGACTCATTGAATCAATTGCTCCAGGCATCATTAAACGTAAATCGGTTTGCGAGCCTATGCAAACTGGTATTACTTCTATCGATGCGATGATTCCTATCGGTAGAGGGCAAAGAGAATTAATTATTGGTGACCGCCAAACAGGTAAGTCTGCTATCGCAATAGATACTATTATCAATCAAAAAGGTCAGGACGTAGTTTGTGTATATGTTGCTGTTGGTCAGAAATCTGCTTCGGTAGCAAATGTTGTTGAGGTTTTAAGAGAAAAAGGAGCTCTTGAATACACAATAGTGGTTAGTGCCAGTGCTTCTGAAGCAGCTGCATTGCAATATTTGGCTCCTTATACAGGTGCTGCAATAGCAGAACATTTTATGTATCAAGGAAAGGCTACTCTTGTTATTTATGACGATTTAACTAAACAGGCTCAGGCTTATAGGCAAATGTCTTTGCTTTTGAGACGTCCACCTGGACGTGAAGCATACCCTGGAGATGTTTTTTATTGTCATAGTCGCTTGCTTGAAAGGGCCGCAAAACTATCTGATGCTATGGGTGGAGGTTCAATGACAGCATTACCTATTATTGAGACCCAAGCTGGGGATGTCTCGGCTTATATCCCAACCAATGTGATTTCAATCACTGATGGTCAGATTTTCCTAAGCTCTGATCTTTTCAACTCTGGATTGAGACCAGCTATTAATGTTGGTATCTCCGTTAGCCGAGTCGGGGGAGCAGCTCAGACAAAGGCGATTAAAAAAATCGCGGGTACATTGAAACTAGAGCTTGCTCAGTTCGATGAACTTGCTGCTTTCTCTCAGTTTGCTTCAGATTTGGATGAAGCAACTCAAAAGCAACTTGGACGTGGAAAACGATTAAGAGAGTTGCTGAAACAAGCACAGTTTGAGCCTCTTAATCTTGCTGAGCAAGTTGCAATTGTTTATTCCGGAGTTAAGGGGTTGATAGATGATGTCCCTGAAGAAGATGTGACGAAATTTGCAAGAGAATTACGAGAATATTTAAAAACAAATAAGTCTGAATTTATCACTAAAGTACTTTCAGATAAGGTGCTTAGTGAAGATTCGGAAGCAATGCTTAAGGAGTCAATTAAGGAGGTAACCTCCTCAATGTTGGCAACTGCCTGA
- a CDS encoding F0F1 ATP synthase subunit gamma gives MANLKEIRDRIVSVKNTRKITEAMRLVAAAKVRRAQAQVLQSRPFADRLARVLENIQSRMQFEAADAPLLKKRDVSTITLVSVTADRGLCGGYNANIIKRTEQRYAELKRQGFSPDLVLIGKKAITYFQNRASQYTIRTTFKELEQVPTSKDAGSVTSEVLSEFLSESTDRVEVIYTKFISLVSCNPVVQTLLPLDPQGIAEANDEIFRLTTKDSRLVVEKGSSLSNEQPKLPSDIVFEQSPEQLLNALLPLYLQNQLLRALQESAASELASRMTAMNNASDNAKELAKTLTLDYNKARQAAITQEILEVVGGAAA, from the coding sequence ATGGCAAATCTAAAGGAAATCAGAGACAGAATTGTTTCTGTTAAAAACACTAGAAAGATCACTGAGGCTATGCGCCTTGTGGCTGCGGCAAAGGTTCGCAGGGCCCAGGCGCAGGTTTTACAGAGTAGACCTTTTGCTGATCGATTAGCGCGTGTTTTAGAAAATATTCAATCTAGGATGCAGTTTGAGGCTGCAGATGCGCCATTGTTGAAAAAACGAGATGTATCAACAATTACTCTTGTTTCAGTAACAGCCGACAGAGGACTATGTGGTGGATACAACGCAAATATTATCAAACGAACTGAACAAAGATATGCAGAGTTGAAGCGTCAAGGTTTTTCTCCTGACCTTGTACTTATTGGTAAAAAAGCAATTACATATTTTCAGAATAGAGCAAGTCAGTACACAATTAGAACTACGTTTAAAGAGTTAGAGCAAGTTCCTACTTCCAAGGATGCTGGATCTGTTACTAGTGAGGTTTTATCTGAGTTCCTATCTGAGAGTACTGATCGAGTAGAGGTTATATATACAAAATTTATTAGCTTAGTTAGTTGTAATCCTGTTGTCCAAACCTTATTGCCCCTTGATCCACAAGGTATAGCTGAAGCTAATGATGAGATTTTTAGATTGACTACTAAAGATAGTCGATTAGTGGTTGAGAAAGGTTCTTCCTTGTCAAATGAGCAGCCTAAGTTGCCTTCTGACATAGTTTTTGAACAAAGTCCAGAGCAATTGTTAAATGCATTGTTACCTCTTTACTTGCAAAATCAGCTTTTAAGAGCATTACAGGAGTCTGCAGCATCTGAGTTGGCAAGTAGGATGACAGCAATGAATAATGCGAGTGATAATGCTAAAGAGCTAGCAAAAACATTAACTCTTGATTACAACAAAGCTCGCCAGGCTGCCATAACTCAAGAGATATTGGAGGTTGTTGGAGGTGCAGCTGCTTAA
- a CDS encoding DUF3326 domain-containing protein has product MIVPTGIGCSIGGYAGDAIPSARLLAAASGCLITHPNVMNAAVLTWNDPRIQYVEGYSIDRFASGTLSLRPVRQQKIGLLLDAGLEPDLYQRHLQVADACKASLGLNIGPVVQTEFPLDIDLNLSSSGTSGGIIQNPDVLLAAGEKLKALGSTAIAVVSRFPDDSETESFKKYRLGKGVDVLSGAEAVISHLLVKHLMLPSAHAPALASLPVDSNLDPRAAAEDLGHTFLPSVLIGLSRSPDLVEVSDCRKDESFHLSSSLISVEKLGAIIAPQEALGGEAVLACLEKKIPLIAVSNPGVLRVDLDSLGIINNEKLKYDEDVIFADNYLEAAGIVLALREGIAISSLRRPIEAVSMSSRTTTNSLQVNLDKP; this is encoded by the coding sequence ATGATTGTTCCTACGGGAATAGGCTGCTCTATCGGTGGTTACGCTGGAGACGCGATACCATCTGCGAGATTACTGGCTGCGGCAAGTGGATGTTTGATAACTCATCCAAATGTTATGAATGCCGCTGTACTTACTTGGAATGATCCTCGTATTCAATATGTTGAAGGTTATTCGATTGATCGTTTTGCCTCCGGCACCTTATCCTTAAGACCTGTTCGACAACAGAAGATAGGGTTACTATTGGATGCAGGGTTAGAACCTGATTTATATCAACGACATTTACAAGTTGCAGATGCTTGCAAAGCAAGTTTAGGCCTTAATATCGGTCCTGTTGTACAAACAGAATTCCCCTTAGATATTGACTTGAACTTATCTTCAAGTGGAACAAGTGGGGGGATTATTCAGAATCCAGACGTATTACTAGCAGCAGGGGAAAAATTAAAGGCATTAGGTTCTACAGCTATAGCGGTTGTCTCAAGATTTCCTGATGACTCTGAAACAGAGTCTTTTAAGAAATATCGTTTAGGTAAAGGTGTAGATGTTTTGTCTGGAGCTGAAGCTGTGATTAGTCATCTTTTGGTTAAGCACTTGATGCTTCCCAGTGCTCATGCACCGGCATTAGCTTCATTGCCAGTTGATTCTAATTTGGATCCTCGTGCTGCAGCTGAAGATCTCGGCCACACTTTTCTACCAAGTGTTTTAATTGGGTTAAGTCGCTCCCCTGATCTGGTAGAAGTCAGTGATTGCAGAAAAGATGAAAGTTTTCATCTTTCTTCAAGCTTAATTTCAGTAGAGAAATTGGGTGCAATCATTGCTCCACAAGAGGCTCTTGGAGGAGAGGCGGTTTTAGCTTGCTTAGAAAAAAAGATACCTTTGATTGCTGTTTCTAACCCTGGAGTCTTACGAGTAGATCTAGATTCCTTAGGAATTATAAACAATGAGAAATTAAAATATGATGAAGACGTGATCTTTGCAGACAATTACTTGGAAGCGGCAGGAATAGTTCTTGCATTAAGAGAAGGGATTGCTATCTCTTCTCTTCGAAGACCTATTGAGGCTGTTTCAATGAGTTCAAGAACGACGACAAATAGTCTTCAAGTTAATTTAGACAAGCCATAG